Proteins from a genomic interval of Micropterus dolomieu isolate WLL.071019.BEF.003 ecotype Adirondacks linkage group LG16, ASM2129224v1, whole genome shotgun sequence:
- the LOC123984586 gene encoding inositol 1,4,5-triphosphate receptor associated 2, protein MDYFTPQPNRRHNPVDSICRKLQTIQWRGDREPNSPFQIPKLSSSNYDSPQCGLRHNLEAILKKGALHRDEGERGKERVKEKVKGMGMPSSAASRRSCLGPSVLLSTPSTPACNPATPTNVTYTITSTLGERRGADGSDLGQVKKWQTYCSTPTGQSKDSPYFTFTRGPQSVQPESERSSRSPPLSRTFTPNHSTLSYNLNFCSAGTGNPTEYELPYPALVVKRLSMGDGGSSETSENRKENMAEISLICEENLLDTIFHACDTQRRGKVYVSHIVDYLRHTTSRSSEDSGLEELCNMLDPEHKDVSIDLDTYHAVMREWIDDCRNNGEEPTEDITQDSVKLRDSLAAKRSMLLNMTSGSLEAFGGEASRAEFETSELVYCVADLQMSNQKLEEEVKKLKQVVESMEDSNQKLAEENEELRNQARTNQQLAQKEKMLKEEVEEMKATLSCTEEGRARASAHSKHVERENQSLIAKIASLQEENFKVTMETDELQRRIAELCDINADLQVQIHSFDAVVSEKEAVILEKSRQINELKSAVEEYSSITELLRADKSKLETQMQMMHPDLAGAGLSLSVAYRLNQSTSGSLQTELALAQSPLEVSAPLLFHLLTFFFLVLYFFSLSFLLSFSYLLINCSSSSHFVLHSDIYFPFTVHSVLVSGLFIHSWLLHLSDIPLVAAKL, encoded by the exons ATGGACTACTTCACGCCTCAGCCAAATCGTCGCCACAACCCCGTGGACAGCATTTGCCGCAAACTGCAGACCATTCAGTGGCGTGGTGATCGAGAGCCCAATTCACCTTTCCAGATTCCCAAACTCTCCTCCAGCAATTACGACAGCCCACAGTGTGGCCTCAGGCACAACCTGGAAGCCATCCTGAAGAAAGGGGCCCTCCACAGAGATGAGGGGGAGAGGGGGAAGGAGAGAGTGAAGGAGAAGGTGAAAGGGATGGGTATGCCGAGCTCTGCAGCTTCCCGGAGGAGCTGCTTGGGTccttctgtccttctgtccacCCCTTCCACTCCAGCATGCAATCCCGCCACGCCAACTAACGTTACATACACTATCACTAGCACTctgggagagaggagaggtgcAGATGGGAGTGATTTAGGACAAGTTAAGAAATGGCAGACGTATTGTTCGACGCCCACAGGCCAGTCCAAAGACTCCCCTTACTTTACATTCACGCGAGGACCCCAGTCGGTGCAGCCCGAGAGCGAGAGGTCGAGTAGGAGCCCGCCTCTGTCTCGTACGTTCACCCCAAACCACAGCACCCTCTCCTACAACCTCAACTTCTGCTCCGCGGGCACAGGGAACCCAACAGAGTATGAGCTTCCCTACCCAGCTCTGGTGGTGAAAAGACTGTCCATGGGAGATGGAG GATCCTCAGAGACCTCTGAAAACAGGAAGGAGAATATGGCAGAAATCAGTCTCATTTGTGAGGAGAATCTGCTTGATACCATCTTCCATGCCTGTGACACCCAGCGCCGAG GTAAAGTATACGTGTCTCACATTGTGGACTACCTGCGACACACCACCAGTCGCAGCTCAGAGGACAGTGGTCTGGAGGAACTTTGCAACATGCTCGATCCAGAACACAAAGACGTCTCCATTGACCTGGACACGTATCATGCCGTCATGAGGGAGTGGATTGATGACTGCCGCAACAATGG GGAAGAACCAACAGAGGACATCACTCAGGACTCAGTCAAACTCAGAGACAGCCTGGCTG ccaAGAGATCCATGCTGCTCAATATGACCTCCGGAAGCTTGGAGGCCTTTGGAGGGGAAGCATCCAGAGCAGAATT TGAGACATCAGAGCTGGTGTATTGTGTTGCTGACCTTCAGATGAGCAACCAAAAGcttgaggaggaggtgaagaagctgAAGCAGGTGGTAGAGAGCATGGAAGACAGCAACCAGAAGCTAGCAGAGGAGAACGAAGAGCTACGCAATCAGGCCAGGAC TAATCAGCAGCTGGCCCAGAAGGAGAAGATGctgaaggaggaggtggaggagatgAAGGCCACTCTGAGCTGTACAGAGGAAGGCAGAGCTCGCGCCTCCGCACACAGCAAACATGTG gaAAGAGAGAATCAGAGTCTTATTGCCAAGATTGCTTCTCTTCAGGAAGAG AACTTCAAGGTCACTATGGAGACAGACGAGCTTCAGAGGAGAATAGCAGAGCTGTGTGACATTAACGCTGACCTTCAG GTACAGATTCACTCTTTTGACGCCGTCGTTAGTGAAAAAGAAGCTGTGATACTAGAG AAGAGCAGACAGATAAATGAGCTTAAGTCAGCAGTGGAGGAATACTCCTCCATCACAGAG CTGCTAAGGGCAGACAAGAGCAAGCTGGAGACCCAGATGCAGATGATGCACCCAGACCTGGCTGG GGCCGGTCTGTCCCTGTCGGTGGCCTACAGGTTGAACCAGAGCACCTCTGGATCCCTTCAGACAGAACTGGCTCTGGCACAGTCACCACTGGAGGTCAGCGCTCCCTTACTCTTTCATTTGCTcacctttttctttcttgttctctACTTTTTTTCGCTCTCCTTCTTGCTCTCGTTCTCATATCTCTTAATCaactgttcctcctcctctcattttGTCTTACATtctgacatttattttcctttcactGTACACTCTGTTTTAGTCTCTGgtctttttattcattcatggCTGCTGCATCTCTCGGACATCCCCCTTGTAGCAGCCAAACTGTAA